The Desulfuromonas acetexigens genomic sequence CTCATCGATTATGTGCAGATGTATCAAGTGATCCCCAAGGTTCTTGCCGCCCTGGCGGCCAACAAACCGGTTGATGGGGTTGCCAATAGTCTCAACCTATCGATGGAGACGTTTCACCAATGGCACAGAGTCGCGAACTGGATCCGAACCCTGAAAACGGACGTCAACAAACCTCGGCATCTCAATGTAGCGACTGCCTCAAAGGGAATTTCTGTCTTTCCCGGTCCCTGCAAGACGAAGACAGAAAAAGCAATGGAGAAAAAGGTCTTTTTTCATGGCTGTAAGCTCGTCAGGGCCGAAAAAGACAACCTAATGGAGTTTCTGCTGTACTTCTTGCGGAATTACCATATCAGTCACAAGGCGATCCGTTATGACAGCGATGTTTCCCTGAAAAAGGCTGTCGAAACATTGCGATCACTGGGGATAAAACGGGAAGAACTCATCGTTTCCGTCGACTATCCTGAAGCCAACGCTTTCGATGCGGCAAAGAACAATAGAGCCCTTGACAACTACCTTGGAAATTCCGCCACTGTGGTCCAAGGAAAATCGAATCCCGGAACAATCAGAAATAAGCGTTTCGACATGAAAATCATCGATCCGGACGACAGTAGAGCCGATCCAAAAAATGGGACTTACTATGCCAATTATGGGTTCCGGTCGGCGATATACCTACTGGCGATATTGTTGCTGACCGATCAGGATCTCGTCCCATGAAAAAGGGGCTACCCACCGATAATAATCGAGAGATAGCCCCGTCGTCATTCATCCTTCCAGATCAGGCCCCGATTTTCACCTCGGGGGGAGCAGGCGTTCTCCAACGGTTGATCCTGTTCTCGATCACCAAGTGAGAGCCTTTGGGAAGGGCGGAAAAAGCCTGACGCTCCCGGTCCTGTCCGGCACTGGCACGATCCGCACACGCAATTATTTCGGCCATGGTCATGGCGGGAACGGTGCGGCCGGGCTTCCAGGTCAGCAGATAACGCAATGAGATCCCCCCTTCGGGCCATTGTTGATCGAGTCGTTCCAGATGCCGCGAAAGAATTTCCAGCGTAAAAATATCATGCGGCAACAGAACCCGCTGCTGAAACCGCAAGGTGCCTGAGCCCTGAGTCCGGATTTTCCCGATATCGTGCAACAGCGCCGCGACCATCCCCAACTCGGTTTCGACATGCCGAAATCCGGGCACGACGGCTACTATCTCCGCGCATTCGAGGCTATGGCAAAAGAGACCGCCTCGCCACGAATGATGGTGGCGATGGCTTGCCGGCAAGGTCAAAAATGACCAAGCCAGCCCATCGTCGGCAAAAATTCCTCCGAGAAAATCCCGTAAAGCCGTCGTCTCAATCTGATCCGTCAGAAAATGCAAACGCTCCGCGTCGCCGGGCTGCGAAAACCACCGGCTTGGAATCAGACTCCACGAGTCCTTTTCCGGGCGCGTGATTTCCCGGCAGTCATGAATATCCACGATCAACTTCCGGTCAAATTCCCGCACCCGGCCCTGAACCTCGATCTTCTTGCTTTCGTCCAGGTAGAACTCTCGCCCACGATATCGATCTTCCCAGATATGGGCACGAATCGCGCCACTGCTGTTTTCAAGCGCAAGCGACCAATACTTCTTGCCGTTCTGCGCCATCTTGGGTTGCGGGCGATGAACGCGGAAGGCGGCATGCACCGATTGGCCGGCGGCCAGTCCCAAGTCGGTCATAACGCCTCCCGCAACAGAAATGCATCAGCGGAAATCAGCGACTCGAATGCCGTCCCATCCATGCGTGTCACGTTGGGGACAAACCGGCTGTAGATCGTGAACAACATCTTGGTCGAAGTATGCCCCATTTGCTTGGCGATCCATTCGGGGTTCTCGCCGGAAGCCAGCCACAGCGTTGCCGCAGTATGCCTGGTCTGATAGGGCCGCCGGGGCTTGAACTTCAGTTTCTTCAACGTGGGATACCAGACCCGGGTCGTAATATTGCTGTAGTTGTAGGGCGTGCCCTTGGCGGTGCAAAAGACATATTCGGATTTCGTTCCCGTTTTCCGGTGCTGCCGTTTCAGCGCCTCATAGACCGGACCGGACATGGCGATGGATCGTGCCGACCCGACGGTCTTCGTCGTTTCGACCTGCCCCCTGACCAGCGTCTCCCGAATCAGAATTTCCCGGCGGTCAAAGTCGACATATTCCCATTTCAGACCATCGATCTCCGAGGTGCGCATCCCGCTGAAGAACCGCACGATGTAGTTATCCATGAACCGTTTCGGCACATTGTTGATGACCTGCCAGACCTCTTTGAGGGGGAACGGGTCAACCTGCGTATCCGCCACCGTCAACTGTTTTATTCCCGAAAAAGGCGTGGTAAAGTGGTACCTGTCAGCTGCGTCATTGAGAATCATCCGCAAAGGCGTGATGATGTGATTGATCCGGTCAGGTGAAATTCGTTTTCCGTTGGTAACTTTGGCGAGAGACGAACGGAATTTCAGAATTTCCCCCTTGGTGATGCAGCTGACTTTCTTTTCCCCAAAGGTTTTCACCAGGTAGTTATCCAGAATGCCGCGAATATTGGCCGTATAAGACCGCTTCCAGCGCACGACATTCTCGAACAGCCATTCCTCTGCGAACTCCTTGAACAACGGGGCATCGCTTCCCTCCTGCTCCGGCGCCGCAGACGCGGAGGGGGATTCATTGAGTTCAAGCTTCTGAAGCATTTTCGAGTTCGGGAAATATTTACGATACTCGAAGCTTCCCAGGGTTATTTCCGCTTCGATATGCTTGAGCATCTTTTCCA encodes the following:
- a CDS encoding site-specific integrase translates to MGSVRTRKETGLLFFDFNYKGFRCRESTRLPETAENQRKMEKMLKHIEAEITLGSFEYRKYFPNSKMLQKLELNESPSASAAPEQEGSDAPLFKEFAEEWLFENVVRWKRSYTANIRGILDNYLVKTFGEKKVSCITKGEILKFRSSLAKVTNGKRISPDRINHIITPLRMILNDAADRYHFTTPFSGIKQLTVADTQVDPFPLKEVWQVINNVPKRFMDNYIVRFFSGMRTSEIDGLKWEYVDFDRREILIRETLVRGQVETTKTVGSARSIAMSGPVYEALKRQHRKTGTKSEYVFCTAKGTPYNYSNITTRVWYPTLKKLKFKPRRPYQTRHTAATLWLASGENPEWIAKQMGHTSTKMLFTIYSRFVPNVTRMDGTAFESLISADAFLLREAL
- a CDS encoding HD domain-containing protein, whose product is MTDLGLAAGQSVHAAFRVHRPQPKMAQNGKKYWSLALENSSGAIRAHIWEDRYRGREFYLDESKKIEVQGRVREFDRKLIVDIHDCREITRPEKDSWSLIPSRWFSQPGDAERLHFLTDQIETTALRDFLGGIFADDGLAWSFLTLPASHRHHHSWRGGLFCHSLECAEIVAVVPGFRHVETELGMVAALLHDIGKIRTQGSGTLRFQQRVLLPHDIFTLEILSRHLERLDQQWPEGGISLRYLLTWKPGRTVPAMTMAEIIACADRASAGQDRERQAFSALPKGSHLVIENRINRWRTPAPPEVKIGA